CCGCTCCGTCCGCTCTCTTGCATCGGCTCCCTCCCCGCTCGAGGAGCCGGTACCCTCCCCGTCCGAGGCGTGCGAGGCGGGTGGCACCTCGCGCTCGAATTCCTCGCCGCGCAGGTCCGTGATCGTCTCGTCGGTCTCGAGGAGTTCGGCCGTCGCGAAACTGCCCATCGGGACGACGACCGCGGGATCGACGCGCTCGAGTTCGGCCTCGAGCACCGGCCACCAGGCCTCGATCTCGTCGACGTGGGGGTCGCGGTTCTCCGGCGGCCGCACCTTGACGAGGTTGGTGATGTACAGTTCCCGCCGGTCGCGGCCGATCGACTCGAGGGCGCGGTTCAGTTGCTGGCCGGCCTGGCCGACGAACGGCTCGCCCTGCTGGACTTCCTGGCCCCCCGGCGCCTCGCCGACGAGCATCACGTCGGCCGACAGCGGCCCGACGCCGGGAACGAACCGCTCCGGATCGCGGTGCTCGTCGGGCACCGCCTCGAGCGCGTCGGCGAAGACGTCCGCGAACGTCCAGTCGGTGTCCGGGTCGCTCATGGTGGCGAGCTACGACCGCCGCGGAAAACACCGTTTCCTTGCGTGCGCACCCATCGGGCGGTCTCGAGCGCGACTGCTTTCGATCCGAGCGTCGG
This portion of the Haloterrigena gelatinilytica genome encodes:
- a CDS encoding uracil-DNA glycosylase translates to MSDPDTDWTFADVFADALEAVPDEHRDPERFVPGVGPLSADVMLVGEAPGGQEVQQGEPFVGQAGQQLNRALESIGRDRRELYITNLVKVRPPENRDPHVDEIEAWWPVLEAELERVDPAVVVPMGSFATAELLETDETITDLRGEEFEREVPPASHASDGEGTGSSSGEGADARERTERIVRPSFHPAAALYDRSKVDAIESDLRAALESA